The DNA sequence CTTGTAGTACACGTTCAGGAGAGCGTTCTGCACGACAACGTCGGAGCCGAACCCACACCTGACAATCTGTCCGTGGACGGACCGGCACAGCGGCAGCCGCCTCAGGCATTCGCACGCGCGAAGCAGGAAGGTGAAGGTGAACCCGTTGGGGGACACCCCTGCGGCACGCATCGCAGCGTAGACCGCGAACGCGTCTACCATGGAGCAGTcacggccgccgccgcgcccggcgAGGCGCTCGATGAGGGTGTTGTGCGCTACAGTggaggcgccggcgccggcagcaCGAAGGATcgccgcggcggcggcatggCGCGGGGACGAGGAGGCGACGGAGAACGCGGCGGAGACGAGGGCCGGGAGGAGGCGCGGGCTCGCGGAGGGCCGCGGGCGAGGAGCTGGGCGTGGGTCTGCTGCAGGTGGCGGGGGGACTTGAGGCCGCGCAGGATCTTCAGCAGCTCCTGCTCCATTGGTGACTCGGTGTGTTGGAGGAGGCGATTTTTGAAAGTCCCTGATCTTCCTGTCTGCcgtcttcctttttttttttttttacttttttcttAATTTTTAACTGAAAAAAATACGG is a window from the Miscanthus floridulus cultivar M001 unplaced genomic scaffold, ASM1932011v1 os_1137, whole genome shotgun sequence genome containing:
- the LOC136533720 gene encoding pentatricopeptide repeat-containing protein At2g36730-like, with the protein product MGNEKSLFGLDLAEQQSVRDGAAEDPARPQVPPPPAADPRPAPRPRPSASPRLLPALVSAAFSVASSSPRHAAAAAILRAAGAGASTVAHNTLIERLAGRGGGRDCSMVDAFAVYAAMRAAGVSPNGFTFTFLLRACECLRRLPLCRSVHGQIVRCGFGSDVVVQNALLNVYYKCSDPGDVGVARKVFDEMADRDVVSWNSIG